Below is a genomic region from Streptomyces sp. RPA4-2.
CTGTGGAACGTCGTCAGGGCCTCGAGCTGGGTCAGTGGGTCCGGGAGCGGGTGTTCGGGCCGCGCAGCCGGTCGACGGTGTTTCCGGCTGCCACAACGGCACCGCACTGCCCCCTCCGAGCCCGTAGGCGCCGCGATGAGGGCGGCCCGGTCGGGCCGGGACCGTGCGGCAGGCTTCCGTCGGCGCCGTTGCACGAGGCGAGCGTCAAGCCTACGGCCAGCACGAGCACCGCCACCGTGGGCATCGACAGTGCGCGGCGCCTCCTGGAGCAATCGAATCGCCCGCTGGCCAGGCAGCGGGCGCAGGTAGGCGATGGCCTGCTCGACTCGGCTGTCCTGAGCGAGGAGTCAGGCGATGGTCAGCTCGCAGCCGCCGACCGTGCTGGCCAGCAGTGCCCCTAAGGATTACTAGCCTTGGCAGTACGTCGTGGTCAGCGACGCAGCGCGAGATCCTTACGTCCGAAAGATCAGATCGTCTACATAGTTAAGCGACTCATCACTAACCGGTGCTGGCGGTGCTGGTCACCCCAGACTCACGGAGAGGGGATGTGCGCCGAACCCCCCGGGCAGCCGCCGTGGCGGGAACGCTGAGCGCAGGGCCAGGAGGTCCTGGGTCCCTGGAACTGGAGCATGGGATGGAGCGCACCTCACGGCTGTGGAGGAAGCGGCGCCCGACGGCGCCGGCCCCGGTTGGCTGCCGTCCGTCGCCGGGGGGCGACTGAGCGCCGCCGCGGCTGCGCCGAGCAGCAGACGTATCTGGGCTCGCCTCCTGGTCCTGGACGCGTTCGCCGCGCGCTGGCACGCGCTGCCGGTGAGTGACGGCATCATGCTGTCGTGGACGGGCGCCACGGCGGGGATGCGCCGTGGGCGGGCGACCAGGCTGGGTGAGCCCGTCACGGTCTCCGTCCGAAGCGGGTCACTCCATCGGCCCAGCTGTGGATGCTCCGCCGGTGACGGTGGAGTCGACTGGGTGGACCGTCGAGGCGACTTCCGTCGAAAGGGACACAGCGTGCCCATATCCGGTTCCATAGCGAACCGTCGGCATGGGGCCATGGTCATCGCGTCGGCGGTGTTCTGTTCCACGGCCTTCGCCACGGCGGATCCCGCTCCGGCCGACGTGCCGTTCCCCCCGGTACCCGCCCCGCGGCTGGACTGGAAACTCTGCGTCGAGGGACCGGAGTTCGACTGCGCGGTCGCCAAGGTACCGCTGGACTATCTCGACCCCGGTCGTCGCACCATCGAGCTGGCCGTCGTCAGGCGAAAGGCGACCGGTCCCGGACGCCGCGCGGGCACCCTGTTCTTCAACCCCGGCGGCCCGGGCGGCCCCGGAACGGTGCAGATGCCCCAGAACTACGAGTCCCTCCCGCGCGAGGTACGGGAACGGTTCGACATCGTCAGCTGGGATCCACGCGGAGTCGGCAACAGCACCGCGGTGAACTGCTTCACGACCACCGAGGAAGCCGTCGCGTGGAATGCGGGCAAGCCGGCCGGTCTCCCGGTGGGCGAACAGCAGCGGGCGGCCTGGATCGCCGCGTTCGCGGATCTGGGCCGGCGCTGTGAGCGGCGGGACCCCGAGCTGCTGCGCCATGTGTCGACCGCTGACACCGCCCGCGACCTCGACCAGCTCCGCCAGGCGGTGGGCGACCCGCAACTGGCCTACCTCGGCGTCTCCTACGGCACGTTCCTCGGCGCCACCTACGCCAACCTCTTCCCCGGCAAGGTCCGCGCGATGGTCCTCGACAGCAACATCGACCCGCAGGCCTGGACGAACCACGCCTCGGACGCGGAACCACGGCTGACGCCGTTCCTGCGTATGGGCTCGGACGTCAGCGCCGCGGCGACCCTGGACCAGTTCCTCGCCTTGTGCGGGTCCGCCTCCACGGCCGGCTGCGCCTTCTCCGCCGGCGGTGCGAAAGCCACCCGGGACAAGTTCGACGAGCTGATGCGGCGCCTACGGCAGCATCCGATGGGCGACTGGACCTACGGCCGGACGGTCGCCGACGTGGTGAGCGCCCTCTACGTCGTCCACCCCGGCTGGACGGACCTCGCGGTCAGGCTGCAGGACCTGTGGCAGGGGCGCGTTCCGCAGTCGGCGGCACCGTCGGCCGCGTCGCCGGTCCCGGTCCCGTACACGGGAGACGAGCAGGCCGGCTCCATCCTCTGCTCCGACAGTCCCTCTCCGCGTGACCCCGGTGTGTACCACGCGTTGGAGGAGGCCGCCGCGCTCCGCGCGGGTGACGCCGGACGCTTCTGGGCCTGGGCCGCGGAGCCGTGTGCCACCTGGCCGGTCGTCGCCGCGAACCGCTACCGCGGGCCGTGGAACGAGCCGACGGCACACCCCGTCCTGGTGGTCGGCACCACCTACGACCCCGCCACCCCCTACGCGGGCTCGCAGGCCATGGTCAAGGATCTGGCCTCCGCCCGTCTGCTCACCAACCACGGTTACGGACACACGGCACTGATCAACTCCGGCGACTGCGTCAGGGAGTACGAGAGCCGCTACTTCCTCGACGGCACCCTCCCGCCCGTCGGAGCGACCTGCGAACCGGACGCACGTCCCTTCCCCGCCCCCAAACCCAGGGGCGGCATCGCCACCGGAGGCGGTGGGAAGGCCGGGTAGCGAGCACGTGTCACGGGCAAATGCTTCACTCGATTGAGCGAGTTTGAACGTCAATCAATCAAAAGCGGATGGCCGCTATCGGTGCGACTCGCGTCGCTCTGGGCGCCGGAAGTTGAGGAACACTCAACTTCGGCGCGGGGGGCCAGATGTCGGGAGCGTGTGAGTGTGGCTCGCGCCTGTGCCGCATTCACACGGGGTGCGCTTTTGTCGCACTCTGTTCAGTTCTGGGGATGACTTCAGCGCGCACCGATGCCGCAGACAGGGCTTGATCAAAAAATGCTGAACGCCTTCAGCAGACTTATGATCAACTCCGGTCGAGCGTTTGTCGGATGCGAGACCTGCCTGACGACAACAACTGGATCCCCGAAGTGCGCCGGGCCATCGGCAACTGGGTACGCGCGGAACGAGAGCGACAAAACCTGACACAAGAACTGGTCATCCTCGCCGCGCGCATGGACCGCGTCACCTCTGGCGCGTAGAGACCGGCGAGGAATCGAAGCTCGGCACACTCCTCCGTATCGCCTAGGTCCTCGACATCCCGCTCGCTGACCTCGTGAGATGACCCGCCGCAACACCGGAGTCGACACGAGGACGTGGACGCTGATCTCGTCCCACTATGGGGCGGCCGCGGGGCTCAGACGCGGGCAGTCACGATCAACGTGCCGATATGGCCAGGCTTCGGCGCATCGAGGACTTCCGCCTTGGCAGTGCCGAAACCGGCCCGGGTCAGCAGGCGCTCCCACACTGCGGGCCGATAGCTGTACCGGTAGGTGAACATGGCCTTCCCCGCGAACCCGCCCTTGTACATACCCTGCGGCCCGTAGGCGCCCGGGATGGCCGGCGGCTGGGAGAACACGAACACGCCGCCCGGGGCCAGGTGCTCGCGAACCAGCGGGAAGAGGCGGGCAGGGTCGGTGAACCAGGCCGCCCCGAAGATGGAGTACACCGCGTCGTACAGGCTTTCATCCGCGACGAACCAGTCGAGGACCTCACCCTGCTCGATCCGTACTCCAAGCGGCGCCCACCGGTCTCCGGCAAGCTGCACCATGCGCGGCGACAGGTCGACCCCACTGACCTTGACGCCCTGTTGCGCGAGGTAGGCAAGGGCGCGGCCGGTTCCGCAGCCGATCTCCAACGCTGACTCGGGGCCGCCGAGCAGCTCGGCGCCCGGTCCATGGCCGGCGTACTGCGTCCAGCAGAACGAGGGCTCGGCGTCAGGCTTGAAGGCCGACTCCGCGAAGGCGTCCCAGAGTTCGGTCTCGGCGGGGATGTCGTGAGGTACGGGCACAGCAGTTCCTCTGATCGTCGGGGGCCGGGGACCCCCGCCCTCGGGAGCCGTGAGGACGGGGGCGACTGTAGCGGGCTCAGTGGCTGTCGGGGACCTTGTCGTCGCACGGCGAGCAGTTCGCGCCATCGATCGCCCAGAGTTCCTCGTCGATCTGCCGGCCCTGGCTCTTGAGGAAGTCGCCGGTGCGCAGGCACAGGCCGTCGCTGCGGCGTTCGGTGAACGGGGCGTGGTGCTTGTACCGGCCGCCGTTGTAGAGGCGGCAGATGCCCCACCAGACGGGTGTGTCGAGGATCAGCTGGTGGACGCCGATGTCGACGAGCTTGCCGACGCCGAGGTGTTGGTCCGGGTTCTCGATGGAGCCCATGACGTACATCATCCCGTTGGCGAGGATCCGTTCGGCCATGTCGCGGACCATCGTGTGGTCGCGCAGGAGCAGCGCGATCTCGCGGTCCCAGAGGGGCATAGCGGAGTCGAAGATGTTGGCGGTCAGCTCGGTGATGTGGGGAGCGACCGCATTGAGCAGCTCTTGCGGGTCGCGGGTTTCGGGTGTGGCCGCACGCTCTAACGCAATGCTCACGTCTTCCTCCAGTTGTGGATGGTGCCCCCGGTGGGGGGCGATGTCCGTCCGCTCGTGGTTGCAGAAGCGGGCGGGGGTCTCTCAGTAGCGCACGGGGTCCTGAGTGGTCTGGATCGGCGTTTTCTTGCACAGGACCAGATGCTGGTGGTCGGTGGCGCCAGCGGACGAAGCGCCCTCGTGAGTCGAGTACTGCTGGCCGGGGCGGATCGGCTCATCGCAGCGCCCGCAGATCATCGCCGGGCTTGCTTCCACGCCCACTTCAACGGGGCGCCGACGCGGCATACTTCGCTGGTCTGGCACCGCTCGCACTCGAACAAGTGCCGTATCCAACCTTGATACGTCTCGGTGACCCGCTCGACGACGGCCGCCCTGCTCATCCGAAGTGCTCCGCCCCAAGCCGCGGAACCAAGCTGTCCTCGAGCGCGGCCTTCAGCGCTGCAGCATCGGTCAGCCAGGTGTCTTCACCCGGGCACATCCGCCAATACGGGCCAGGCCCCTGCGTACGTCGCGTCGGAGGAATCGTCACGCTGCTCCCGGCCCCGAGCGGCCTCGTTGTGTCGACGTCCCACATCGAAGCCGTCCCCACGCGGACGAAGAAGTACAGGCTCGTGGTGACCGGGTCGTCGACGACAGCGCCGCAGCGCGAGCCGAGGATCTCCATGACCGTCAGGCCAGTACTGCGGGTCACGCGGATCGCGTCCCAGTCCGTACCGGCCCCCTGGAGCGTGCAGCCTGCGGATGTGTGTAAGCGCGTCGTCGACATCGGGACTCCCTGCGGCACCGGTGGTCAGGTGCGTACAAGGGTGGCCCCTGCAATTGCAGGATTCGAGGACTTCTAGAGGCCTTCCTCCCGCACCAAAGAGGACTTTTGATGCACCGTAAGGGGCACTGCTGGCCAACCAGAGGGCCTACCGAGACACTGGTAGCACGCACAAGCAGGGAGGCCCGCCGTGGCTAACAACCTTCTCAAGTCCGCCCGCATCGCGGCCGGCTACCGGTCACAGCAGGACCTCGCCGAAGCCCTCGGTGTCGGCGTCCGCCAAGTCCGCCGGTGGGAATCCGACACACCGCCATGGCCGCAAGGCGACGCGGCACACGCTCTCACACGCGCCCTCGGCCAGGAGCTGGAACACCTGGGATTCACTCCACCTGACGGCGTCGTGCCCGACCGCGGCCGCCGAACCATGCTCACCGTGGGCGCGGCCGCCGTCGGCCTGGCCGTCGTCCCCTCACAGGCCGTCGCCGCCATACAACCCGCCTCCGTCGCCCAGGACTTCCAGGCAGTGACCCGCTCACACCGGCGCCTGTATTGGTCCGTCGCCCCCGCGACGCTGCACCCGTCCGCGATCGCCCACGGCAACCTCGGCTGCGCCCTCCTGCCCGAGACCGCAGGCCAGACCCGAGCCTCCGTCGCGGCCGCGCTCGCCGAGACGTGGCTCCTCGCCGGCCGCATCGAATTCTTCGACCTGCGCGAGCCCGGCCGTGCCGGCCAGACCCTGCTCCGGGCACTCCAGGCCGCAGGCGAAGCCGACGATGCACTCCTTGGCGCCGCGATCCTCGCCCACACCGCATTCATCCCCGCGTGGGTCGGAGACCGGGACTCGGCCGTCGAGCGGATGGTCGCCGCGCGGACCTATGCCCGCCGCGGCCCGGCTTCGGCGGAGCTCCTCGCATGGCTGGACGCAGTCGAGGCCGAGTGCGAGACCCGCTGCGGCAACACGCGGATCGCGCTCCACCTGATTGGTCACGCCGAGACCGTGCTCGCCGGCGGCGCCAAGCACCCGTCTCCGGAGTGGCTCGACTGGTTCAGTGCGGTCCGGCTGGCCGCCTTCAAGGGCAATACCCAACTCAAGGCTGGGCACCTGCCGCAGGCCCGCACCACGCTCCTCGGAGTCCTCGACGACCTCGGCCCGGGCGCCGACAAGCAGATGACGGTCGTCCTCGGTGACCTCGCCGCCGTGGAGGCCGCCACCGGGCAGCCAGAAGCCGCCTGCGAGTACGCGGTCCGTGCAGTCGATCAGCTGGAACGCACCTGGTACGCCATGGGCATGGACCGGGTGCGTGAAGTACGACGCTCCCTCGCGCCGCACCAGCACGAGCAGTGCGTCCGCGATCTCGACGAGCGGCTCTACGGGTGGTCGACGACGGTCAGCGCGCTGTCCCGTTGAAATGCGCGATCAGCCCAGACAGTTCGAGGAGGCTCTCCACCCGGAAGGTGGGGAGTTCCTCAGCCTCAGGAGTCTTCCACTGAATCGTGGCCCAGGGACCGCGGCGGACGAGCGCAGTGGGCATCCCCGAGGACACAGCCGGCCGCAGATCGTTGTCGACCCGGTCCCCGACGTACAGAATCTCTTCGACCTCGAAGGGCACGACCTCCGCGACCCGGTCGAAGAACGCGATGTCCGGCTTGCTCGCGCCCCAGTCGTCAGAGGTGCCGATCAGGTCGACGTCGTCCGCGAAGAGCTCTCGGAGAATCTTCCCCGCGCGGATCGTCTGGTTGCCCGCGATGCCCAGCCACAGGCCATCCGCGCGGAGTTGCGTGAGCGCTGGCCGGACGTCCGGATAGAGGTCGTCCTCGCCGAAGTGCTCCGGCTGGCCCGCGGCCGCGCGCGCCTCGCGCTGCTCGTACAGGTCGAAGCCGGGCTGGAACTCCTGGAAGACGTCGCGGTAGTCTCGGCCTTGGGCGATGACGGCGCCGAACATCGCGTGGAAGGTGTGCCGGGGGACGCCGAGCCAGTCGGCCCAGGTGCCGTACTCCCGGGTCTCGTCTACCAGGCACTCACCGACGTCGAAGATCACTGCGCGAATCATGCGGCGATCATATGAGGGACAGCCTCGTACGGTCCGGTCGGTGTCAGTGTCCGCCCGCAGGAGCCGTATGTCCCCCACCCCCGACGACGGTGGTTCCGCACGGTCTGCTGCCGAGCTCAACGACCAGATACGCGAACTATGGCAGTGGGTCGGCGGGACGCTCAGCCCGGAGCAGCGCCAGGAGTACGAGGCGCTCATCACGGAGCGGGCGGCAGCGGTGCGGGCGGAGCAATGCGACGTCGTCGAGGCGGCCTGATCACCATGCCGGTGCCTCTACGGCGAGCGGCTTCCCACACCCGACGCAGCAGGGAGCACCGGCGTACCCGGTGATGCAGCCGTCGCGGGTCATGCACACGGCACCGCTCCCCGTCGGGCCCCCGCGCAGCTCGAACCACGTCTCGCCGCACTCGCAGGCGGCATGCTGGGCCGGCGGCTGCTCGCGCTCGTGGCGTGCCTTGTCGAGGTTGATGATCGTCATGCGTCCAGGTTCGGGCACCCGGTGTGCCGCTCCCAAGGGGAACGAGTGACCGATCCATGATCGCGCGGTGGCAATCGACCTTCCTCCGGACCTGATCAAAGCCCAGCGCGCGGCGAACGCCGAGCACGCGAAGCTCCTCGAACTGCAGGAACGATTCGAGACCCAGGAAGGCCCTGAGACGAAGGTCTCACCCGGCGCGTGGGCAGACGAGCGGCGTGCGTCAGCAAGCTGGCCCCACAGACACCTGCACCTTCTTCGGGCGCTTGGCCGGAGTGGCGTCCGTGTTGTAACCGGGGTTGTCGCTCGCCCAAGCCGCCAGGGTGCAGTAGCCATCCTGCGTGGGGGACGTGGCCGGGAGGTCCTCAAAGGTGGTCCTGCACGTGGCAATGCTGTATTCCCCCAGCCGCTGCGCACTGTCCGGGAGACCGGGCACCTTCGACCAGACGATGACGTCCCGTTTGGGGGTGCAGTGCTTTCACGCCGGAACCCCAGCGGCGGCGGGGGATTTGGCCGCCCTGGCAGGTTTCCGTGACGGCGCCTGATCTGAGGCCGACTTGTCGGCGCCGCCGCAAGCGGTGAGTGCAGCGAGCAGCAGGACAGACACGGCCGCGAGTGATTGCTTCAATGCCACCCTCAGCTCATTCCGTTGGCGGCCGACTCGTACGCGGCGGCCTGCTTCGGTGTTAGGAAGTGCGACACGCGAACCACGACCGTGCCGTGGACGTAGTCGTACTCGGAGAGCGCCGGCATGCCCTTGGTTACGGCCTGGATGTACTTGGCCCGGGCTGTGGCGTCGGCTGGCGTGCCGAATGCCTCGATGGCGCCGCCACGACTCACGTCGCCCCTGTCTGTGCCGGTGACGTCGTCGGCGGAGACCTGGCTGTCCGTGAAGGTGATCTTCGACGTGTACTGGTTCGGGCGGCCGAGGAGCTTGTTCGGGTCGTTCTCTGCGGTGACGGTGCCGGACAGCTTCGCTGTGCTCATCTCGCTAGAGAGCTGCGAGAAAGCGCCAGCGGCGTCGAGGGACTTCGCGTCGGTGACGCCGTCTTTGTCGCTGGAGTCCTGGCCGGGGGTGCTGCTGCACGCGGTGAGTGCACCGAGGAGGAGCGCGGCAGCCGCGGAGGCCATGAGGGTTCTGTTCATCGCGCGATCATGACGGATGTGAGGACCGAGTGGTGGTGGTGTGGCTGTTCTGTAACGGTGTGTTCGGCTCCCGGCTCGGCAGCAACCCGCAACAGCGTCCGCGAGCCCTGTGGCTAGCGGTAGCATCCCCGCACTGCACGCGATGGGTTCGTGCGCTTCTTGGGGGGTTTGCGATGGGGGTTCGACTATCGGGCGGCCTCGGTCCGTTGAAAGTGTCGCTGCCAGTGCTACCGGCTGCAGGCGGCCTTGTCAGCCTGAGCTTCGCCCTACTCAAGGGTCTGATCTATTTGGTCTGGTTTGAGTTGCTGCTCTGTTACTGGCTGCTTATCGGATGCTGGTGGCTGCTGCGCGCCGTGTACTGGGAGGCACCGCGGGCCGGTTACCGGTGGTGGCAGCGGCGCCAGGAGGCTTCGCCGGGCGGCAGCTGACCGGACAGCAGAGGACCCGCACTCGGAGTCTCGAGGTGGCCCTTCGGCATGCGGGACCCATTAGCCCTTGGGCGGAAGCGGCACGACGCACACCTTCTCCGCTCCCACCTTGTCCTGTCGACTCCCCGTCGGCGCAGTGGGAGTTGACACCCGTAGCCGCTTTCGAAAGATATGTTTCGAGCGTACAGTTTCGAAACATGTCTTTCGAAGATGTGGATGCCCCTCCACGCGAGCACCGCAGGCTCACTGACCCGAAGGCCATGCGGGCTGTCGCTCACCCCACTCGCCTGGCCCTGCTCGAAGCTCTGGGCCGGCGCGAGCCGCTGACCGCGACCGAAGCCGCACAGATGGTGGGTGAGTCCCCGACGAACTGCGCTTTCCATCTGCGCACCCTGGCCAAGTACGGCTTCGTCGAGGAGGCTGGGGGCGGCACTGGCCGCAGTCGTCCCTGGCGGCGTGCTCACATCGGCTTCACTGTCGAGGATTCCGATCCCGCAGGCGATCCCGAAGCCACGATCGCCGCTGCTGTGCTCAGCACGGTGCTGTGGGACTCATGGCTGGAACGGATCCGCAAGATCGGCGCCATGCGATCCGCTTTCCCCGAGCACTGGAACAAGATCACAAGCTCTGCTGAGTCGATCTTCTACCTCACTCCGGAGGAAGCAGAGTCCTTCAGGGCGGAGCTGACCGCCATCCTCTTCCGCTACCGCGAACGGCTCGAAGATCCGTCGCTGCGCCCTGAGGGTGCCATCCCGATGGAGCTGATCCAGTTCACCTTCCCCGCCGATGCTCTGCGCCCGCTGGAGGACTGACCGTGCGTGCCCTGCTTGCCCGCCGCGACGTCCGCCTGCTCGTCCTCGCCAGGATGATCGACATGGCCGGGAGCAATGCCTTGTGGATTGCCCTCGGTATCCGGGTCAAGGAACTCACCGGCAGCAGTTCCGCCGCGGGCCTGACCTTCTTCGCCTTCATCCTCGGCACCCTGGGCGCTCCCCTGGGCGGCGCCCTGGTGGACCGGTTGCGTCGTCGGCCGTTGCTGATCGTCCTGAACCTGGTGTCCGTGGTGCTGGTCTTGCCGCTGCTGTTGGTGCACGACCGCCATAGCGTCTGGATCTGCTACCTCGTCATGACTCTGTACGGGCTGGCCAGCGGCGTCACCAGTTCGGCCATGACCGCGTTCACCCAGACGTTGATCCCATCGGAGCACTTGGGCGATGCCAACGGCCTCCTGCAAACCCTGCTGCAGGGCCTGCGTCTGATTGCGCCTCTCCTGGGTGCAGGTGTGCTGTCCGCATTCGGCCTGGGTCTGTTGGTGGTAGGTGATGCGGCGACCTTCGCTCTGGCAGCCCTGCTCATTGTGCTGATCCGGCAGCGGGAGGATCGCCCGCAGTCGGCGCAGCAAGAGGAAGCTGGCGTCCAGATCGCGGCCGGCTTCCGATACATCGCGCGGACGCCTGCCTTGCGCCAGTTCACCGTCGCCGTGGTGCTCGCTGTTGTTGCCTTCGGATTCTGTGAGTCGGTGCTCTTCGCCGTCGTCGACGCAGGGCTGCACCGTCCGCCGACCTTCCTCGGCGTCCTCGGCTCCTTGCAGGGTGCAGGTGCGATAGCGGCTGGGGT
It encodes:
- a CDS encoding alpha/beta hydrolase; its protein translation is MVIASAVFCSTAFATADPAPADVPFPPVPAPRLDWKLCVEGPEFDCAVAKVPLDYLDPGRRTIELAVVRRKATGPGRRAGTLFFNPGGPGGPGTVQMPQNYESLPREVRERFDIVSWDPRGVGNSTAVNCFTTTEEAVAWNAGKPAGLPVGEQQRAAWIAAFADLGRRCERRDPELLRHVSTADTARDLDQLRQAVGDPQLAYLGVSYGTFLGATYANLFPGKVRAMVLDSNIDPQAWTNHASDAEPRLTPFLRMGSDVSAAATLDQFLALCGSASTAGCAFSAGGAKATRDKFDELMRRLRQHPMGDWTYGRTVADVVSALYVVHPGWTDLAVRLQDLWQGRVPQSAAPSAASPVPVPYTGDEQAGSILCSDSPSPRDPGVYHALEEAAALRAGDAGRFWAWAAEPCATWPVVAANRYRGPWNEPTAHPVLVVGTTYDPATPYAGSQAMVKDLASARLLTNHGYGHTALINSGDCVREYESRYFLDGTLPPVGATCEPDARPFPAPKPRGGIATGGGGKAG
- a CDS encoding bifunctional 2-polyprenyl-6-hydroxyphenol methylase/3-demethylubiquinol 3-O-methyltransferase UbiG translates to MPVPHDIPAETELWDAFAESAFKPDAEPSFCWTQYAGHGPGAELLGGPESALEIGCGTGRALAYLAQQGVKVSGVDLSPRMVQLAGDRWAPLGVRIEQGEVLDWFVADESLYDAVYSIFGAAWFTDPARLFPLVREHLAPGGVFVFSQPPAIPGAYGPQGMYKGGFAGKAMFTYRYSYRPAVWERLLTRAGFGTAKAEVLDAPKPGHIGTLIVTARV
- a CDS encoding helix-turn-helix transcriptional regulator — its product is MANNLLKSARIAAGYRSQQDLAEALGVGVRQVRRWESDTPPWPQGDAAHALTRALGQELEHLGFTPPDGVVPDRGRRTMLTVGAAAVGLAVVPSQAVAAIQPASVAQDFQAVTRSHRRLYWSVAPATLHPSAIAHGNLGCALLPETAGQTRASVAAALAETWLLAGRIEFFDLREPGRAGQTLLRALQAAGEADDALLGAAILAHTAFIPAWVGDRDSAVERMVAARTYARRGPASAELLAWLDAVEAECETRCGNTRIALHLIGHAETVLAGGAKHPSPEWLDWFSAVRLAAFKGNTQLKAGHLPQARTTLLGVLDDLGPGADKQMTVVLGDLAAVEAATGQPEAACEYAVRAVDQLERTWYAMGMDRVREVRRSLAPHQHEQCVRDLDERLYGWSTTVSALSR
- a CDS encoding HAD family hydrolase gives rise to the protein MIRAVIFDVGECLVDETREYGTWADWLGVPRHTFHAMFGAVIAQGRDYRDVFQEFQPGFDLYEQREARAAAGQPEHFGEDDLYPDVRPALTQLRADGLWLGIAGNQTIRAGKILRELFADDVDLIGTSDDWGASKPDIAFFDRVAEVVPFEVEEILYVGDRVDNDLRPAVSSGMPTALVRRGPWATIQWKTPEAEELPTFRVESLLELSGLIAHFNGTAR
- a CDS encoding helix-turn-helix domain-containing protein, producing the protein MSFEDVDAPPREHRRLTDPKAMRAVAHPTRLALLEALGRREPLTATEAAQMVGESPTNCAFHLRTLAKYGFVEEAGGGTGRSRPWRRAHIGFTVEDSDPAGDPEATIAAAVLSTVLWDSWLERIRKIGAMRSAFPEHWNKITSSAESIFYLTPEEAESFRAELTAILFRYRERLEDPSLRPEGAIPMELIQFTFPADALRPLED
- a CDS encoding MFS transporter, with protein sequence MRALLARRDVRLLVLARMIDMAGSNALWIALGIRVKELTGSSSAAGLTFFAFILGTLGAPLGGALVDRLRRRPLLIVLNLVSVVLVLPLLLVHDRHSVWICYLVMTLYGLASGVTSSAMTAFTQTLIPSEHLGDANGLLQTLLQGLRLIAPLLGAGVLSAFGLGLLVVGDAATFALAALLIVLIRQREDRPQSAQQEEAGVQIAAGFRYIARTPALRQFTVAVVLAVVAFGFCESVLFAVVDAGLHRPPTFLGVLGSLQGAGAIAAGVAAAVFMRRAGEGRTVMLGLACAAAGFLLSAAPSLFAVAPGAVLIGASLPLIVAGVMTLFQRRTPVSLMGRTDAALNVLIGVPQTAAIGAGAALIALVDYRIMLAVMGALMAASALYLATRATHAPIGAVITAPLTKKSGEGTPTAVLPHRG